The bacterium genome has a segment encoding these proteins:
- a CDS encoding anaerobic sulfatase maturase, with amino-acid sequence MQVGLKPFSLLIKPVGSRCNLDCRYCFYLGTDQALGGERPAVMPQEVLEAMVRDFLGYGFPTSVFTWQGGEPTLAGLDFYRRAVEAQQRFGRGGQGVANALQTNGLLLDDEWAQFLARYRFLVGLSLDGPAEVHDSHRRDRKGAGTFERVMQTAARLRDHGVEFNILSLVSAGSCGQGREIYRWLTGQGFDFLQFIPCVEYDSRSGAPTAESVSPSGWGRFLCDVFDEWMSRGDTRRVSVRLFDALVARLAGDTRISLCDMGVRCDHYLVVEKDGEVYPCDFFVSRSHSLGNLTVTPLAGLLHSDREDSFARLKAAWPSQCSRCRHLDLCRGGCPKDRLAAGGGRLGQRSRLCEGVLLFLDHARVALEELARQVRSEQETSTAATPAVAAEAQAGRNDPCPCGSGRKYKHCCMH; translated from the coding sequence GACTGCCGCTATTGTTTCTACCTGGGTACGGACCAGGCCCTGGGCGGGGAGCGTCCCGCGGTGATGCCGCAGGAGGTCCTCGAGGCGATGGTGCGGGATTTCCTGGGCTACGGTTTCCCCACCAGCGTGTTCACCTGGCAGGGCGGCGAGCCGACCCTGGCCGGGCTGGATTTCTACCGTCGCGCGGTGGAGGCGCAGCAGCGTTTCGGCCGGGGCGGGCAGGGCGTGGCCAACGCTCTCCAGACCAACGGCCTGCTGCTGGATGACGAGTGGGCGCAGTTCCTGGCCCGCTACCGTTTCCTGGTGGGGTTGAGCCTGGACGGCCCGGCCGAGGTGCACGACAGTCACCGCCGCGACCGCAAGGGAGCGGGTACGTTCGAGCGGGTGATGCAGACCGCCGCCCGGCTGCGCGACCACGGGGTGGAATTCAACATCCTCAGCCTGGTGAGCGCTGGCTCGTGCGGGCAGGGGCGGGAAATCTACCGCTGGCTGACCGGCCAGGGCTTCGATTTCCTGCAGTTCATCCCCTGCGTGGAGTACGACAGCCGAAGCGGGGCCCCCACGGCCGAGAGCGTGAGCCCGTCGGGCTGGGGGCGATTCCTCTGTGACGTGTTCGACGAGTGGATGAGCCGGGGCGACACGCGACGGGTGTCGGTGCGGCTGTTCGACGCCCTGGTGGCACGGCTGGCCGGGGACACGCGGATCAGCCTGTGCGACATGGGAGTCCGCTGCGACCATTACCTGGTGGTGGAAAAGGACGGCGAGGTCTATCCCTGCGATTTCTTTGTCAGCCGCAGCCACAGCCTGGGCAACCTCACAGTCACCCCGCTGGCCGGGCTTCTGCACTCGGACCGCGAGGACTCGTTCGCCCGGCTCAAAGCGGCTTGGCCGTCCCAGTGCTCCCGCTGCCGCCACCTGGACCTCTGCCGGGGCGGCTGCCCCAAGGACCGCCTGGCCGCTGGCGGCGGCAGGCTCGGACAGCGCAGCCGCCTGTGCGAGGGCGTCCTTCTGTTCCTGGACCATGCCCGCGTCGCACTGGAGGAGTTGGCCCGTCAGGTGCGGTCAGAACAGGAAACATCCACCGCGGCCACGCCGGCTGTGGCGGCGGAAGCTCAGGCCGGACGGAACGACCCCTGCCCCTGCGGCTCTGGACGCAAGTACAAGCATTGCTGCATGCACTGA